A stretch of DNA from Perca fluviatilis chromosome 15, GENO_Pfluv_1.0, whole genome shotgun sequence:
CTCGTAGTGACAAAAAGCTGACGTGGTTCAGCTACATGCGGCGAGGGCACCTGTTGGTGTCCCAAAGTGGCGACAAGGTATCAGTTGAATGGGATGCGGACAGGGTGGTGCTGGAAAGCCACCTTTCGGAGAAGGGCAGGGGTATGGAGCTCTCGGAGCTGGTGGTGTTCAATGGGAAGCTCTACAGCGTCGATGACAGGACGGGCATCGTCTACCAAATTGACGGTGACAAGATTGTGCCCTGGGTCATCTTACCTGATGGCGACGGCAGCGTTGCCAAAGGTCTGCATTACCCTCCTCTCATACATGTGCTGTAATACAATATttaacttgagtatttccattttgtgatactttatacttctactccactacatttcacagggaaatattgtactttttaccctgccgacagttttgttgtcattacttaaaattcctcatgggggtggcagaaactacgcactatagctttaaacattGAGGTATTAACAATCTTATAATgtaactagagatgcaccgattacaactttctaggccgattccgattttctttgagttaggccagccaataccaattttagccgattccgatttcattttttctaaccactttacagcacacgcaaatatttattttctatattttctttaatagaacattttgcacagaacatagacaATTTTTTGAACAgctaatggatcactataaaatggaactatataaattactcctggtgtgggaaattcacacacatctaaagtgcaatgttagaaccatttccatcttttcacatccaatatccaacaaacaaaatgtgattttggtttttggtgtcgtccctccacgccctactttttccttgcaggtgttgcatattgcaaacttgtcaTCTTCTGCAGAcatgctgaagaatttccaaacagctgacatgttgcaggttaattcacgaggttccctacatgtgcgagaatagcacggacacgcgcttcacacctgTCGCGTCCgcgtgtgcgtccttgagaactgtaactcgtataacttatgttgtcagttaattgtagcattgaccggcatgaaatcagCCGGTCGCTGGTCATGGCCGAGCatgtgaaaaccggccaattccggtcaccggccggtctatcggtgcatctctaaatgtaactaataataataataataataataataataataattcaatgACAGCATCCATTTTTCTGCATTATCGGTGCTTGACTAATGCTTTAAGTATCTGCTGATAATACCTTTTGTACTTACATTCAGGACTGTTGCTTGTAATTAAGTATTTTTATGTGCTTACTTGGTACCCATGTACTTTCTCCCGATAGGGTTCAAAGCCGAGTGGCTGGCAGTCAAGGACAAGCACCTGTATGTCGGCGGTCTGGGGAAAGAGTGGACCACCACGCAAGGCGAGTTTGTCAACAACAACCCAGAGTGGGTCAAAGTCGTGGGCTTCAGAGGGGATGTACAACATGAGAACTGGGTTCCCAAGTACAAATCTCTCAAGTCTGCCGCAGGGATAGAGCCTCCAGGTGAGCACGTAAATCTGGTCTCGCTTACCATCGCTTCTATTTCCTTCccttttttgtttacagtattCCCCTGAATTCTCCGCAGGGTATCTCATCCACGAGTCCGCAGCGTGGAGCGACATCCTGCAGCGCTGGTTTTTCCTCCCTCGCCGCGCCAGCAAGGAGCGCTACGAGGAGACTGCAAGGCACGAACCTCGCCCTTAGCTGCTCGCCAGATTTCAAGGACATCATTGTAAGTCGAGTGGGTCCGCTTAACCGCACTCACGGATTCTCCTCCTTCAAGTTTGTCCCCAATACAGATGACCAGATCATCCTGGCTCTCAAGTCAGAGGAAGACGCCGGAAAGATCGCCACGTACATCATGGCCTTCACGCTTGACGGACGCATCCTTTTACCCGAAACCAAGATCGGGGATGTAAAATATGAGGGCTTGGAGTTCATATAGACTGAAAGACTCGTTCTTGAGGCCACTgcactgttttattttgtttacgaTCCAGTCACTGTTGAAGTTACTGTACTCGCTGCTTCCTCATTGAGACACAACTCCAATCCTCAAAGGATCGCCTTCATTGCAAATAGAAGCTGAGACTGTAAAATATGGTGGTCTCGTTTCGGGGTTTTGAGAAAGTGCCAGCCAACACAAACAATGCCAGTACGTCTGGTAGGGGGATCATCTCCTTCCTAGGACAAATGTGGCCCTTAAGAGTACTGTAGCCTTTCTTATTATGAATGTACAAATGATTGATTTATCCGACTGtgatttcttttcttaaaaCACACAGGTtcatgcacatactgtacactctcaaaaggtcaaaggttttttttttccctttgctCCATGTTAAACATTATTCTGTACACATCAAACATGTTTTCAGCGGAATAACAAAAGGTCTGTTTTTATCCTACATAAAACAATATTTGAAGGATATTTTGGTGAAAAATTAATGATGTAATGTTTTGGGTGGGATTACTTCTTTTAGTAAAAATCTTGATTCCTATTTACCGGGTGTTGTCCTTTAATACACAGCCTGTTTGCGAAACCAGTTCAACAAAAGCTAGACTTTTGTCCTCAAACAAGTTGTGACTAGACCGAAAACTGTTGTGCAAGCACATGATTTTCTGCTTTTATCTGAAACAAAACTAGAGGGAAAGCAGCGGGAATTGAGAAGTGAACCCTATTTTTACTTTACAAGGGGTGGGATTCGTGTCACAGACTTCAAAAGAGAGTCACATTTTGGGACGACAGCACTTCATAACCTGAGGGGAGAAGGTAATGTGGTTTTATTATATGTAAGGATTTAGCATGTTTATTAGTCTTAAGTTTTacctgttcattttttttttcttcacagatTTAGTACAGCCAGTTAAAATAAATTTCATATCCATCTTAATGAAAACATAAAGTACAGGT
This window harbors:
- the cant1a gene encoding LOW QUALITY PROTEIN: soluble calcium-activated nucleotidase 1 (The sequence of the model RefSeq protein was modified relative to this genomic sequence to represent the inferred CDS: inserted 2 bases in 1 codon), which encodes MTHGERSGKRRRRGLSRPPSSMPAPAGFTRLEQNEPMNTLRISVGGLPMLASMASTTDPRFRLKWRPIVAVAFSLAVLLLLFIHLSMGLRSRSYDSHSWGPSHSDTQWSDSHYNDTYPLSRPEQTPQGTRYRIGVIADLDTSSRSDKKLTWFSYMRRGHLLVSQSGDKVSVEWDADRVVLESHLSEKGRGMELSELVVFNGKLYSVDDRTGIVYQIDGDKIVPWVILPDGDGSVAKGFKAEWLAVKDKHLYVGGLGKEWTTTQGEFVNNNPEWVKVVGFRGDVQHENWVPKYKSLKSAAGIEPPGYLIHESAAWSDILQRWFFLPRRASKERYEETXQGTNLALSCSPDFKDIIVSRVGPLNRTHGFSSFKFVPNTDDQIILALKSEEDAGKIATYIMAFTLDGRILLPETKIGDVKYEGLEFI